From the genome of Flavobacterium ovatum, one region includes:
- a CDS encoding cell division protein FtsQ yields the protein MKKIVNWANIRLVLILVIVISLFSFTSNRNKSRKLKKSVVVFVGDNPLFVKRETVNKLLIENKTNASSIEKDKLDLNKLEYILDSNEMIEKSDVFVSIDGVLKAVVKQKTPIARVFEGNSSFYIGYEGSKMPLSGNFTARVPLVSGRFNEGNKEKLTDLLRFIYDDDFLKKNIISIQIMPNGSLKMLNRDFNYQIDFGSIIKVEDKFRNYKAFYQKAILDSSLYNYKRIDLRFTQQVVCTK from the coding sequence ATGAAAAAAATTGTTAATTGGGCAAATATTAGGTTAGTTCTCATATTAGTGATCGTAATTTCGCTTTTTTCGTTTACGTCTAATCGAAATAAAAGTAGAAAATTAAAGAAATCGGTAGTTGTTTTCGTAGGAGATAACCCTCTTTTTGTTAAAAGAGAAACGGTTAATAAATTGTTAATAGAAAATAAGACTAATGCTTCAAGCATTGAAAAAGATAAATTAGATTTGAATAAGCTAGAATACATACTAGATTCAAACGAAATGATTGAGAAATCAGATGTGTTTGTGAGTATAGACGGTGTTCTAAAAGCAGTAGTGAAACAAAAGACTCCAATTGCAAGGGTTTTCGAGGGGAATAGTTCTTTCTATATTGGTTATGAGGGAAGTAAAATGCCTTTGTCTGGTAATTTTACAGCTAGAGTTCCACTTGTTTCTGGTCGTTTTAATGAAGGAAATAAGGAGAAATTAACCGATTTACTTCGCTTTATTTATGACGATGATTTTTTGAAAAAAAATATCATTTCAATACAAATAATGCCGAACGGAAGCTTAAAAATGCTCAATAGAGATTTTAATTATCAAATAGATTTTGGTAGTATCATAAAAGTTGAAGATAAATTCAGGAATTATAAGGCTTTTTATCAGAAAGCTATTTTAGATAGTTCTTTGTATAATTATAAGCGAATAGACCTTCGATTTACACAACAAGTAGTTTGCACTAAATAA
- the ftsA gene encoding cell division protein FtsA — MEKENIAVGLDIGTTKIVAMIGKKNEYGKLEILGVGKSKSLGVARGVVNNITQTIQSIQQAVQDAENNSGYKIKDVVVGIAGQHIRSIQHTDYISRNNPEEVIGGADIQMLIDQVNKLAMLPGEEIIHVLPQEFKIDGQSEIKEPIGMYGGRLESSFHVVVGQASSIRNVGRCIQSSGIELSGLTLEPLASSDAVLSQEEKEAGVALIDIGGGTTDLAIFKDGIIRHTAVIPFGGNVISDDIKEGCSIIEKQAELLKVKFGSAWPGENKDNEIVSIPGLRGREPKEISLKNLSKIIHARVVEIVEQVFTEIKAYGHEDPRKKLIAGIVLTGGGAQLKHIKQLVEYITGMDTRIGYPNEHLAGDSDEEFSSPLYATAVGLVMNSIENKTQSAVRIEELVAPKAPFYREPASVADDNYERVESEAEERANTKAKKDESTGDKIKRTFFDRYVDKIKDFLDNAE; from the coding sequence ATGGAAAAAGAGAACATTGCAGTAGGTCTAGATATTGGGACGACCAAGATTGTTGCCATGATAGGGAAAAAGAACGAGTATGGGAAACTCGAGATTTTAGGAGTAGGGAAATCTAAAAGTTTAGGTGTAGCACGTGGTGTTGTGAATAACATTACACAAACAATTCAATCTATTCAACAAGCGGTACAAGATGCTGAAAATAATTCAGGGTACAAAATTAAAGATGTTGTTGTAGGGATTGCAGGACAACACATTCGTAGTATTCAACATACGGATTATATCAGTAGAAATAATCCAGAAGAAGTAATTGGTGGTGCTGACATTCAAATGTTGATTGATCAAGTGAATAAATTGGCCATGTTGCCAGGAGAAGAAATTATTCATGTATTGCCACAAGAATTTAAAATTGATGGGCAATCTGAAATTAAAGAACCAATAGGAATGTATGGCGGAAGACTAGAATCTAGTTTTCATGTCGTAGTAGGTCAAGCATCGTCTATACGTAATGTAGGGCGTTGTATTCAAAGTTCAGGTATCGAATTGTCAGGATTGACATTAGAGCCTTTAGCGTCCTCAGATGCCGTATTGAGCCAAGAAGAAAAAGAAGCAGGTGTAGCTTTAATTGATATTGGTGGTGGAACAACAGATTTAGCTATTTTCAAAGACGGAATCATTCGTCATACGGCGGTTATCCCGTTTGGTGGAAATGTGATTTCTGATGATATCAAAGAAGGTTGTTCGATCATCGAAAAACAAGCAGAATTATTAAAAGTGAAATTTGGATCCGCTTGGCCAGGAGAGAACAAAGACAATGAAATAGTTTCTATTCCTGGATTGAGAGGAAGAGAACCTAAAGAAATTTCATTAAAGAATTTGTCTAAGATTATTCATGCTAGAGTAGTGGAAATTGTTGAACAAGTTTTTACAGAAATTAAAGCGTACGGTCATGAAGATCCTCGTAAAAAATTAATTGCGGGAATTGTACTTACTGGTGGAGGAGCACAACTCAAACACATCAAGCAGTTGGTAGAATACATCACTGGAATGGATACCAGAATTGGATATCCTAACGAGCATTTAGCAGGTGATTCAGACGAAGAATTTTCAAGTCCATTGTATGCTACGGCAGTTGGGTTGGTAATGAATAGTATTGAAAATAAAACGCAAAGCGCCGTTCGTATTGAAGAATTAGTAGCTCCTAAAGCGCCTTTTTATCGTGAACCAGCCTCAGTAGCTGATGATAATTATGAAAGAGTAGAAAGCGAAGCTGAAGAGCGAGCAAATACTAAAGCAAAGAAAGATGAGTCCACAGGTGATAAGATCAAAAGAACATTCTTTGATCGTTATGTCGATAAGATTAAGGACTTTTTAGACAATGCAGAATAG